In Pseudomonas asiatica, the following are encoded in one genomic region:
- a CDS encoding alpha/beta fold hydrolase gives MTTLSWIRGVNGTLGRLAPEHVAGKMRRAFMTPRNLPPRDWELPVLASAERITLRFGLSALRWGKGPTVLMMHGWEGRPTQFAALIETLVQAGHTVVSLEGPGHGRSPGEQANVVLFARALLEAAAELPPLRAVIGHSMGGASVLLALQMGLRTEAAVSIAAPARLLGVLRGFAHRLGLPARARAAFIRQVERDVGMQIARLDVTGYQLELPGLVVHAADDALVAADEARVIHKAWFDSRLMLLEAGGHQRVLSDPRLSEAVLELLARAGAVPVGAALCRDGLRSSPGNLCRD, from the coding sequence ATGACTACCCTGAGCTGGATTCGTGGTGTCAATGGCACCTTGGGCCGCCTGGCCCCCGAGCATGTCGCGGGCAAGATGCGCCGTGCCTTCATGACTCCTCGCAACCTGCCGCCACGGGATTGGGAGTTGCCCGTGCTGGCCAGCGCCGAGCGCATCACTTTGCGCTTCGGCTTGTCGGCCTTGCGCTGGGGCAAGGGGCCGACCGTGCTGATGATGCACGGCTGGGAGGGGCGCCCGACCCAGTTTGCCGCGTTGATCGAAACCTTGGTCCAGGCGGGGCACACGGTGGTGTCGCTGGAGGGGCCGGGGCATGGCCGTTCGCCTGGCGAACAGGCAAATGTGGTGTTGTTTGCCCGAGCGCTGCTGGAAGCTGCCGCCGAGCTGCCGCCGCTGCGCGCGGTTATTGGCCATTCCATGGGCGGCGCCAGTGTATTGCTGGCCTTGCAGATGGGGCTGCGTACCGAGGCAGCGGTAAGCATCGCTGCCCCGGCGCGGCTATTGGGCGTACTGCGTGGCTTTGCCCATCGTCTGGGTCTGCCGGCGCGGGCGCGGGCTGCATTCATTCGCCAGGTGGAGCGGGATGTGGGCATGCAGATTGCGCGGCTGGATGTGACGGGTTACCAGTTGGAGTTACCCGGGCTGGTGGTGCATGCCGCCGATGATGCCTTGGTCGCAGCCGATGAGGCCCGGGTTATCCACAAGGCCTGGTTCGATAGCCGCCTGATGCTGCTGGAGGCGGGTGGCCACCAGCGCGTGCTGTCCGATCCGCGCCTGAGTGAAGCGGTGCTGGAGCTGCTGGCCCGGGCTGGCGCGGTGCCTGTAGGAGCGGCCTTGTGTCGCGATGGGCTGCGCAGCAGCCCCGGCAATCTGTGTCGGGACTGA
- a CDS encoding MDR family MFS transporter produces the protein MMSVMLGAFMAVLDIQITNSSLKDIQGALSATLEEGSWISTSYLVAEIIMIPLTAWLVQLLSARRLAVWVSSGFLLSSLLCSMAWNLESMILFRALQGFTGGALIPLAFTLTLIKLPEHHRAKGMAMFAMTATFAPSIGPTLGGWLTENWGWEYIFYINIPPGLVMIAGLLYGLEKKDAHWELLKSTDYAGIVTLGLGLGCLQVFLEEGHRKDWLESQLIVGLGSTALVSLITFVILQFSKPHPLINLRILGNRNFGLSSIASLGMGVGLYGSIYLLPLYLAQVQGYNALQIGEVIMWMGIPQLFLIPLVPQLMKVVSPKVLCALGFCLFGAASFGSGVLNPDFAGPQFNHIQIIRAIGQPMIMVTISLIATAYIQPQDAGSASSLFNILRNLGGAIGIALLATLLDARTKVYFDYLREAVVPSNPQVAERLAQLAERLGNDNAALGKLSEITHQQALIMAYNDAFHFVGIGLAVSMVAVLLTRKLPEGLKAGEAH, from the coding sequence GTGATGAGCGTGATGCTCGGCGCCTTCATGGCGGTGCTGGACATCCAGATCACCAACTCGTCGCTCAAGGACATCCAGGGCGCACTGTCGGCGACGCTGGAGGAAGGCTCGTGGATTTCCACCTCTTACCTGGTCGCGGAAATCATCATGATCCCGCTCACCGCCTGGCTGGTGCAGCTGCTGTCGGCGCGGCGCCTGGCCGTGTGGGTGTCCAGCGGTTTCCTGTTGTCGTCGCTGTTATGTTCGATGGCCTGGAACCTGGAGAGCATGATCCTGTTCCGCGCCCTGCAGGGTTTTACCGGCGGTGCGCTGATCCCGCTGGCCTTCACCCTGACCCTGATCAAGCTGCCCGAACACCACCGCGCCAAGGGCATGGCCATGTTCGCCATGACCGCCACCTTCGCCCCCTCCATCGGCCCCACCTTGGGCGGCTGGCTGACCGAGAACTGGGGCTGGGAGTACATTTTCTACATCAATATCCCACCGGGCCTGGTGATGATCGCCGGCCTGCTGTACGGGCTGGAAAAGAAGGACGCGCACTGGGAGCTGCTGAAAAGCACCGATTACGCCGGCATCGTCACCCTGGGCCTGGGGCTTGGCTGCCTGCAGGTGTTCCTGGAGGAAGGCCACCGCAAGGACTGGCTGGAATCGCAGCTGATCGTCGGCCTGGGCAGCACCGCCCTGGTCAGCCTGATCACCTTCGTCATCCTGCAGTTTTCCAAGCCACACCCGCTGATCAACCTGCGCATCCTCGGCAACCGCAACTTTGGCCTGTCGAGCATCGCCAGCCTTGGCATGGGGGTGGGCTTGTACGGGTCGATCTACCTGCTGCCGCTGTACCTGGCGCAGGTGCAGGGCTACAACGCCTTGCAGATCGGCGAGGTGATCATGTGGATGGGTATCCCGCAGCTGTTCCTGATCCCGTTGGTGCCGCAACTGATGAAAGTGGTGTCGCCCAAGGTGTTGTGTGCCCTGGGGTTCTGCCTGTTCGGCGCCGCCAGTTTCGGCTCGGGGGTGCTCAATCCGGATTTTGCAGGGCCGCAGTTCAACCATATCCAGATCATCCGTGCCATCGGCCAGCCAATGATCATGGTGACCATTTCGCTGATCGCCACGGCGTATATACAGCCGCAGGATGCGGGTTCGGCGTCGAGCCTGTTCAATATCCTGCGTAACCTGGGCGGTGCGATCGGCATTGCGCTGCTGGCCACCCTGCTGGATGCACGGACCAAGGTGTATTTCGATTACCTGAGGGAGGCGGTGGTGCCGAGCAACCCGCAGGTGGCGGAACGGTTGGCGCAACTGGCGGAGCGGCTGGGCAATGACAATGCGGCGCTGGGCAAGTTGAGCGAGATCACTCACCAGCAGGCGTTGATCATGGCCTATAACGATGCGTTCCACTTTGTGGGGATCGGGTTAGCGGTGAGCATGGTGGCGGTGTTGTTGACCCGCAAGTTGCCGGAGGGGCTGAAAGCGGGAGAAGCACATTGA
- a CDS encoding acyl-CoA thioesterase, whose translation MSWDLATPFVIDLRVGSEDIDGLGHANNAVYVTWLERCAWRHSQRLGLDLAEYRRLDRAMAVVRHEIDYLAAAYEDDELQLATWIIDWDQRLRMTRRFQLKRPRDGVTLLRAQTTFACIELSSGKPKRMPAEFLDGYGPALIGA comes from the coding sequence ATGAGCTGGGACTTGGCAACACCCTTCGTCATCGACCTGCGCGTCGGTAGCGAGGATATCGACGGCCTCGGCCACGCCAACAACGCGGTCTACGTCACCTGGCTGGAGCGCTGCGCCTGGCGCCATTCCCAGCGCCTGGGCCTGGACCTGGCCGAATATCGCCGGCTGGACCGGGCCATGGCGGTGGTGCGCCACGAAATCGACTACCTGGCTGCTGCCTACGAGGATGACGAGTTGCAACTGGCCACCTGGATCATCGACTGGGACCAGCGCCTGCGCATGACCCGGCGCTTCCAGCTCAAGCGCCCGCGCGACGGCGTGACTTTGCTGCGCGCCCAGACCACCTTTGCCTGCATCGAGCTGTCCAGCGGCAAGCCCAAGCGCATGCCGGCGGAGTTCCTCGACGGTTACGGCCCGGCGCTGATCGGCGCCTGA
- a CDS encoding tRNA dihydrouridine synthase encodes MQIALAPMEGLVDNILRDVLTRVGGIDWCVTEFIRVCDRLLPPSSFDKLAPELRNGARTAAGVPMRVQLLGSDPVCLAENAALACQLGAPVIDLNFGCPAKTVNKSRGGAVLLKEPELLHAIVREVRHAVPAHIPVTSKMRLGFDSPDGALECAMALAEGGSAHLVVHARTKVEGYKPPAHWEWVARVQDVVKVPVFANGEIWTVDDWRRCREVSGAEDIMLGRGLVSRPDLGLQIAAARDGREYQPMSWDDLLPLLREFWRQAQAKLSPRYAPGRMKQWLAMLTRSYPEAVVLFAELRREDDCARISRLLGVEAVTLEACVA; translated from the coding sequence ATGCAAATTGCCCTGGCCCCCATGGAGGGGCTGGTCGACAACATCCTGCGCGACGTGCTGACCCGCGTGGGCGGTATCGACTGGTGCGTCACCGAGTTCATTCGCGTGTGCGACCGCCTGCTGCCGCCTTCCTCGTTCGACAAGCTGGCGCCCGAGTTGCGCAATGGCGCACGGACCGCTGCAGGGGTACCAATGCGCGTGCAGTTGTTGGGGTCGGACCCTGTGTGCCTGGCGGAAAACGCCGCGCTGGCCTGCCAGTTGGGCGCGCCGGTGATAGACCTGAACTTCGGTTGCCCGGCCAAGACCGTGAACAAGTCGCGCGGTGGAGCGGTGCTGCTCAAGGAGCCGGAGCTGCTGCACGCCATTGTGCGTGAAGTGCGCCATGCCGTGCCGGCACATATCCCGGTCACCTCGAAGATGCGCCTGGGTTTCGACAGCCCCGATGGCGCGCTGGAGTGTGCCATGGCGCTGGCCGAAGGCGGTTCGGCGCACCTGGTGGTACATGCGCGGACGAAGGTCGAGGGCTACAAGCCCCCGGCCCACTGGGAGTGGGTGGCGCGGGTGCAGGATGTGGTCAAGGTGCCAGTGTTCGCCAACGGCGAGATCTGGACCGTGGATGACTGGCGGCGCTGTCGTGAGGTCAGTGGCGCCGAAGATATCATGCTGGGCCGTGGGCTGGTTTCGCGCCCCGATCTTGGGCTGCAGATTGCCGCGGCGCGTGACGGGCGGGAGTACCAGCCGATGAGCTGGGACGACCTGCTGCCGTTGCTTCGCGAGTTCTGGCGTCAGGCCCAGGCCAAGTTGTCGCCGCGCTATGCACCGGGGCGGATGAAGCAGTGGCTGGCGATGCTGACCCGCAGTTATCCCGAAGCGGTTGTGCTGTTTGCCGAATTGCGGCGGGAAGATGACTGTGCGCGGATCAGCCGGTTGCTGGGGGTTGAGGCGGTTACCTTGGAGGCTTGTGTTGCCTGA
- a CDS encoding TetR/AcrR family transcriptional regulator, which translates to MSDKKSRTRERILEAARSALIQHGPAEPSVSQVMGAAGLTVGGFYAHFDSKDELMLEAFRQLLGERRALLAQIDPSLDGAGRRALASAFYLSRKHRDAEVHACPLPNSLGEMQRLPEAFREVLAEHIELMAAAMVDRPEDADKALADLALMVGGLALARALGTSELSDRILRAAKSAVL; encoded by the coding sequence ATGAGCGACAAGAAGAGCAGAACCCGCGAGCGCATTCTCGAGGCGGCGCGAAGTGCGCTGATCCAGCACGGCCCGGCCGAGCCCAGCGTCAGCCAGGTCATGGGTGCGGCAGGCCTGACCGTCGGTGGTTTCTACGCCCACTTCGACAGCAAGGACGAGTTGATGCTCGAAGCGTTCCGCCAGTTGCTGGGCGAGCGCCGCGCCTTGCTCGCGCAGATCGACCCCAGCCTCGATGGCGCCGGGCGGCGGGCGCTGGCCAGTGCGTTCTATCTGTCGCGCAAGCACCGTGATGCCGAAGTGCATGCCTGCCCGCTGCCCAATTCGCTGGGCGAGATGCAGCGCCTGCCAGAGGCCTTCCGCGAGGTTCTGGCCGAGCACATCGAGTTGATGGCTGCCGCCATGGTCGACCGCCCCGAGGACGCCGACAAGGCATTGGCCGACCTGGCCCTGATGGTTGGTGGCCTGGCGCTTGCCCGTGCCCTGGGCACCAGCGAACTGTCCGATCGTATTCTGCGCGCCGCCAAATCGGCGGTGCTTTGA
- a CDS encoding HlyD family secretion protein — MPAQLKRRLLVFFTLVAVIALTFLGHWYFKGRFYESTDNAYVQGEITRISSQLGARIDEVRVEDNQHVRKGDLLVRLEAADFELAVQRARAALATREAEQVQAQSRLTQQASLIAAGQAQVAANQATFDRSRLDLSRAEKLRKPGFVSEERVTTLSADSHVAGSQVDKARADLQSQRQQVNALTAELKRLDAQIANARADLAQAELNLTRCEIRAPISGSIGQRNARNGQVVQAGAYLLSIVPDEDIWVQANFKETQIGRMQPGQRAELLFDSYPDTPIEGRVDSLFAASGAQFSLLPPDNATGNFTKVVQRIPVKLTFRADNPLHGRIRPGMSVTATVDLRSEDEGHNGR; from the coding sequence ATGCCTGCCCAACTCAAACGCCGCCTGCTGGTCTTCTTCACCTTGGTGGCCGTCATCGCCCTCACCTTCCTGGGCCACTGGTACTTCAAGGGCCGCTTCTACGAAAGCACCGACAACGCCTACGTACAGGGCGAGATCACCCGCATTTCCAGCCAGTTGGGCGCACGCATCGACGAGGTGCGGGTCGAGGACAACCAGCACGTCAGGAAAGGCGACCTGCTGGTGCGCCTGGAGGCCGCCGACTTCGAACTGGCCGTGCAACGCGCCCGCGCCGCCCTGGCCACCCGCGAAGCCGAGCAGGTGCAGGCGCAAAGCCGCCTGACCCAGCAAGCCAGCCTGATCGCCGCCGGCCAGGCCCAGGTGGCGGCCAACCAGGCCACCTTCGACCGCTCGCGCCTGGACCTGAGCCGTGCCGAGAAGCTGCGCAAACCAGGTTTCGTATCGGAAGAACGGGTCACCACCCTGTCCGCGGACAGCCATGTCGCCGGCTCGCAGGTCGACAAGGCCCGTGCCGACCTGCAAAGCCAGCGCCAGCAAGTCAACGCACTGACCGCCGAACTCAAGCGCCTCGACGCGCAGATCGCCAACGCTCGCGCCGACCTGGCACAAGCCGAACTGAACCTGACCCGCTGTGAAATCCGTGCACCGATCAGCGGCAGCATCGGCCAGCGCAACGCGCGCAATGGCCAGGTGGTACAGGCCGGTGCTTACCTGCTGTCGATCGTGCCGGATGAAGACATCTGGGTGCAGGCCAATTTCAAGGAAACCCAGATCGGCCGCATGCAGCCCGGCCAGCGTGCCGAGCTGCTGTTCGACAGCTACCCCGACACACCGATAGAAGGCCGGGTCGACAGCCTTTTCGCCGCCTCCGGCGCGCAGTTCAGCCTGCTACCGCCCGACAACGCCACCGGCAACTTCACCAAGGTGGTGCAGCGTATTCCGGTCAAGCTGACCTTCCGCGCTGACAACCCGCTGCACGGGCGCATCCGCCCTGGCATGTCGGTGACCGCCACCGTCGACCTGCGCAGCGAAGACGAAGGCCACAATGGCCGGTGA
- a CDS encoding Hsp20 family protein: protein MTTAFSLAPLFRHSVGFDRFNDLFESAARNEAGSSYPPYNVEKHGDDHYRIVVAAAGFQEEDLDLQVEKGVLTVTGGKRDNGPAEVTYLHQGIAQRAFKLSFRLADHIEVKAAGLANGLLSIDLLRIVPEEAKAKRIPINGDKPALN from the coding sequence ATGACTACCGCTTTCTCTCTCGCTCCACTGTTCCGCCATTCCGTTGGTTTCGACCGTTTCAACGACCTGTTCGAATCCGCGGCACGTAACGAGGCCGGTAGCAGCTACCCGCCCTACAATGTGGAAAAGCATGGCGATGACCACTACCGTATCGTGGTTGCTGCAGCCGGTTTCCAGGAAGAGGACCTCGACCTGCAGGTTGAAAAAGGTGTCCTGACCGTGACCGGTGGCAAGCGCGACAATGGCCCTGCTGAAGTGACCTACCTGCATCAGGGTATCGCGCAGCGCGCCTTCAAGCTGTCGTTCCGCCTGGCCGACCATATTGAAGTCAAGGCCGCCGGCCTGGCCAATGGCCTGCTCAGCATCGACCTGCTGCGCATCGTGCCTGAAGAGGCCAAGGCCAAGCGCATTCCGATCAACGGCGACAAGCCAGCGCTGAACTGA
- the uvrB gene encoding excinuclease ABC subunit UvrB has product MSEFQLVTRFQPAGDQPEAIRQMVEGIEAGLSHQTLLGVTGSGKTFSIANVIQQVQRPTLVLAPNKTLAAQLYGEFKAFFPNNAVEYFVSYYDYYQPEAYVPSSDTFIEKDASINDHIEQMRLSATKALLERRDAIIVTTVSCIYGLGSPETYLKMVLHVDRGDKLDQRALLRRLADLQYTRNEMDFARATFRVRGDVIDIFPAESDLEAIRIELFDDEVENIAAFDPLTGEVFRKLPRFTFYPKSHYVTPRETLLEAVEGIKEELKDRLEYLQKANKLVEAQRLEQRTRFDLEMILELGYCNGIENYSRYLSGRPAGAPPPTLYDYLPPDALLVIDESHVSVPQVGAMYKGDRSRKETLVEYGFRLPSALDNRPMRFDEWEDVSPQTIFVSATPGPYEAEHAGRVVEQVVRPTGLVDPQVEVRPALTQVDDLLSEIRKRVAQGERVLATTLTKRMAEDLTDYLADHDVRVRYLHSDIDTVERVEIIRDLRLGTFDVLVGINLLREGLDMPEVSLVAILDADKEGFLRSERSLIQTIGRAARNLNGRAILYADNITGSMQRAIDETERRREKQIAFNQANGIVPKGVVKDITDIMEGATVPGARSKKRKGMAKAAEESARYEAELRTPGEITKRIKQLEEKMMQFARDLEFEAAAQLRDEIAQLRERLITS; this is encoded by the coding sequence ATGTCCGAGTTCCAGCTCGTCACCCGTTTCCAGCCGGCCGGCGACCAGCCCGAGGCCATCCGCCAGATGGTCGAAGGTATCGAGGCGGGGCTGTCGCACCAGACGCTGCTCGGGGTGACTGGCTCGGGCAAGACCTTCAGCATCGCCAACGTCATTCAGCAGGTGCAGCGGCCTACCCTGGTGCTTGCGCCGAACAAGACCCTGGCCGCGCAGCTTTATGGCGAATTCAAGGCATTCTTCCCCAACAATGCGGTGGAGTACTTCGTTTCCTACTACGACTACTACCAGCCTGAAGCCTACGTACCGTCGTCCGACACCTTCATCGAGAAGGACGCTTCGATCAACGACCACATCGAGCAGATGCGCCTGTCGGCGACCAAGGCGCTGCTGGAGCGGCGTGACGCGATCATCGTCACCACCGTGTCGTGCATCTACGGCCTTGGCAGCCCCGAGACCTACCTGAAAATGGTCCTGCACGTGGACCGTGGCGACAAGCTCGACCAGCGCGCGTTGCTGCGCCGCCTGGCCGACCTGCAATACACCCGCAACGAGATGGACTTCGCCCGCGCCACCTTCCGCGTGCGCGGCGATGTGATCGACATCTTCCCGGCCGAATCGGACCTCGAGGCCATCCGCATCGAACTGTTCGATGACGAGGTGGAGAACATCGCCGCCTTCGACCCGCTGACCGGCGAGGTCTTCCGCAAGCTGCCGCGTTTCACCTTCTACCCCAAGAGCCACTACGTCACCCCGCGGGAAACCCTGCTGGAGGCGGTGGAAGGCATCAAGGAAGAGCTCAAGGACCGCCTGGAATACCTGCAGAAGGCCAACAAGCTGGTCGAGGCCCAGCGCCTGGAGCAACGCACCCGCTTCGATCTGGAGATGATCCTGGAGCTGGGCTACTGCAACGGCATCGAGAACTACTCGCGCTACCTGTCCGGGCGCCCGGCCGGGGCGCCGCCGCCCACCCTGTACGACTACCTGCCGCCCGATGCGCTGCTGGTGATCGACGAATCCCACGTCAGCGTTCCGCAGGTCGGCGCCATGTACAAGGGCGACCGCTCGCGCAAGGAAACCCTGGTCGAGTACGGCTTCCGCCTGCCTTCGGCGCTGGACAACCGGCCGATGCGTTTCGACGAGTGGGAGGACGTCAGCCCGCAGACCATCTTCGTATCCGCCACCCCGGGCCCCTATGAGGCCGAGCACGCCGGGCGCGTGGTAGAGCAGGTGGTGCGCCCCACCGGCCTGGTCGACCCTCAGGTGGAAGTACGCCCGGCGCTTACCCAGGTGGATGACCTGCTGTCGGAAATCCGCAAGCGCGTGGCACAGGGCGAGCGGGTGCTGGCCACCACGCTGACCAAGCGCATGGCCGAAGACCTCACCGACTACCTGGCCGACCACGACGTGCGGGTGCGTTACCTGCACTCGGACATCGACACCGTCGAGCGGGTGGAGATCATCCGCGACCTGCGCCTGGGTACCTTCGACGTGCTGGTGGGCATCAACCTGCTGCGTGAGGGCCTGGACATGCCCGAGGTGTCGCTGGTGGCGATCCTCGATGCCGACAAGGAAGGTTTCCTGCGCTCCGAGCGCTCACTGATCCAGACCATCGGCCGTGCTGCGCGTAACCTCAATGGTCGGGCCATCCTGTATGCCGACAACATCACCGGTTCCATGCAGCGCGCCATCGACGAAACCGAGCGTCGTCGCGAGAAGCAGATCGCATTCAACCAGGCCAATGGCATCGTGCCCAAAGGTGTGGTCAAGGACATCACCGATATCATGGAAGGCGCCACCGTGCCCGGCGCGCGCAGCAAGAAGCGCAAGGGCATGGCCAAGGCAGCGGAGGAGAGCGCCCGTTACGAGGCCGAGCTGCGCACGCCGGGCGAGATCACCAAACGCATCAAGCAACTGGAAGAGAAGATGATGCAGTTCGCCCGCGACCTGGAGTTCGAGGCCGCGGCGCAATTGCGCGACGAGATTGCCCAGCTGCGCGAGCGGTTGATTACCAGCTGA
- the gltX gene encoding glutamate--tRNA ligase, producing MTTVRTRIAPSPTGDPHVGTAYIALFNYCFAKQHGGEFILRIEDTDQLRSTRESEQQIFDALRWLGIEWNEGPDVGGPHGPYRQSERGEIYARYAKELVDAGHAFYCFCTAEELEQMRAEQQARGETPRYDGRALLLSAEEVQRRLDAGEPHVIRMKVPSEGVCVVPDMLRGDVEIPWDRMDMQVLMKNDGLPTYFLANVVDDHLMGITHVLRGEEWLPSAPKLIKLYEYFGWEQPKLCYMPLLRNPDKSKLSKRKNPTSVTFYERMGFMPEAMLNYLGRMGWSMPDEREKFSLAEMVEHFDLSRISLGGPIFDIEKLSWLNGQWLRELSVEEFAARLQKWAFNSDYMMKIAPHVQGRVETFSQVAPLGGFFFEGALKLDAKLFESKKLSADQVRQVIQLILWKLESLRQWEKERITGCIQAVVEALELKLRDAMPLMFAAITGQASSVSVLDAMEILGPDLTRYRLRQALDLLGGVSKKENKEWEKLLASIA from the coding sequence ATGACCACCGTACGCACGCGTATCGCGCCATCGCCTACCGGCGACCCCCATGTCGGCACTGCCTACATCGCCCTGTTCAACTACTGCTTTGCCAAGCAGCACGGCGGTGAGTTCATCCTGCGCATCGAAGACACCGACCAGCTGCGCTCCACGCGCGAGTCGGAGCAGCAGATCTTCGATGCCCTGCGCTGGCTCGGCATCGAATGGAACGAAGGTCCGGACGTCGGCGGCCCGCACGGCCCTTACCGGCAGAGCGAGCGTGGCGAAATCTACGCCAGGTACGCCAAGGAGCTGGTTGACGCCGGCCATGCCTTCTACTGCTTCTGCACCGCCGAAGAGCTGGAGCAGATGCGCGCAGAGCAGCAAGCCCGTGGCGAAACCCCGCGCTACGACGGCCGCGCGCTGCTGCTGAGCGCCGAGGAAGTGCAGCGCCGCCTGGACGCTGGCGAGCCGCACGTGATCCGCATGAAAGTGCCGAGCGAAGGCGTGTGCGTGGTACCGGACATGCTGCGTGGTGATGTCGAGATCCCGTGGGACCGCATGGACATGCAGGTGCTGATGAAGAACGACGGCCTGCCGACGTACTTCCTGGCCAACGTGGTCGACGACCATCTGATGGGCATCACCCACGTGCTGCGCGGCGAAGAGTGGCTGCCATCGGCACCCAAGCTGATCAAACTGTACGAATACTTCGGCTGGGAACAGCCCAAGCTGTGCTACATGCCGCTGCTGCGTAACCCGGACAAGTCCAAGCTGTCCAAGCGCAAGAACCCGACCTCGGTGACTTTCTACGAGCGCATGGGCTTCATGCCCGAGGCGATGCTCAACTACCTGGGCCGCATGGGCTGGTCGATGCCGGACGAGCGCGAGAAGTTCTCGCTGGCCGAGATGGTCGAGCACTTCGACCTGTCGCGTATCTCGCTGGGCGGCCCGATCTTCGACATCGAGAAGCTGTCCTGGCTGAACGGCCAGTGGCTGCGCGAACTGTCGGTCGAGGAGTTCGCCGCGCGCCTGCAGAAGTGGGCGTTCAACAGCGACTACATGATGAAGATCGCCCCGCACGTGCAAGGCCGGGTGGAAACCTTCAGCCAGGTTGCCCCGCTGGGCGGGTTCTTCTTCGAAGGCGCGCTGAAGCTGGACGCCAAGCTGTTCGAAAGCAAGAAGCTGTCGGCCGACCAGGTACGCCAGGTGATCCAGCTGATCCTGTGGAAGCTCGAAAGCCTGCGTCAGTGGGAAAAAGAGCGCATCACCGGTTGCATCCAGGCGGTGGTCGAGGCGCTGGAGCTGAAGCTGCGTGATGCCATGCCGCTGATGTTTGCCGCCATTACCGGCCAGGCCAGCTCGGTTTCGGTGCTGGACGCGATGGAAATCCTTGGCCCGGACCTGACCCGCTACCGCCTGCGCCAGGCCCTGGACCTGCTGGGTGGTGTGTCGAAGAAAGAAAACAAAGAGTGGGAAAAGCTGCTGGCCTCTATCGCCTGA